The genomic stretch CTTCAGGTCCCCAACAATATCCCTTTACCTCTTCAAGAGACAAAATTACAGATTCAGCATCATTCATTATAATCCTATAAACATAATCAGTTATAGTCTCGTTAGGCAATCGGGAATACCTTTCCCTTATGTCCTGCTTCTGCAGTGCGGTGTATGGTCGAGTTTTCTGAGTCATGGTGCACTGTCCTCGTGCTCCTTAACGGTTTCTGTCTTGAAAACAGGATTGACAGATGCGTTCCTCATGCTGTCGGTTATctcctccacttccgtgtcgctgcTCACTGACGCGATTGCGGGTGACGGCTCAGAGTGGGGCTGCGCAGGTGCGCTGTCCCTGTTGCTCCGTAATGGCACCTTGGAGCGTGGCTGCGGAGAAGATGGCGTCTGCGGTGTGGGCTGTTGAGCCGGGATGGGCGCCAGCATGGCCTGCGGAATCAGAACCTGCGACGGAACCTGCAACGGAACCTGCTGAGGCAAAATCGGTTGAAAAGACATCGCTAATTGCGGCTGAGCCGTCACCTGAGGCTGAGAAGGCATCAGGACTGGCCAAACCGGTTGCAAAAGCGACGTcggcacaggctgctgagccGTTTGCGGCTgtgggggcagctgtggcatGGGCTGAGACGGTATCGGAGCCGCTGGCGGTGGAGCCGGCTGGGCTTGCGGCAGGGGCTGAGAAGGCAAAACAGTTATCTGTGGAGAGAGCGGCGGCGGCACGGGCTGTGACGTCCGCCGAATTGAGGTCCGCGGCAGAGGGACGGGTGCCGGCCGTGCCGGGGACTGCTGCGGCGACAGCGCCTCTGGGCCCTGCTGCCCTACGCGCGGCTGCGGGGACTGCGATGGCGACATTCGCAGCTGTAATTCCTGAAAGGCTTGGAGAAACTTCCCCTCTAGCCTCTCCTCCAACTCCCGAAGTCGTTGATCGGTAACCGCGGGTACGTTTACGCGATTAATTTTGCTACTCAACCTGCTATTCTCAGCTTTCAGCTCCTCAACCTGTTGTCTCGCCTTCTGGCCGATCTGCCTCCAACACTTTCGCTGTTTATTGAGATAATCAACTTCTCTCCTTAACTTATCTCCTTCGTCACTCGCCTGTTTCAACTCATACTCCAATTCATCTACTTTATCTTGAGCCCGAATTAAGCCTACTGCCAGCACAAGAAGGTTTTCTTTATCTATTCCTTCCACATCTTGGAAAGCTTTATATAGCACAATAACCATATCTATTAAATTATCGGTGACCTGTTTCATGGTATCATTAGCAAGTGCGTCCATAGTCTTTCGTATGTGATCGATCTCAAAAACAGACATCAACTTAACAACTGGGTCATCTACTACTGCCTCCACTGTATCTTCTGCCTCCACTGTGGCAGACTCAgactctgcttcagctgccATAGCCTGTAGCTGCGGCTGTTGCTGCTCCATCATGATATTTTCTGCCATAAATCTGTAGTTATTCTACGGTTACAATCCCACCCTCATCGCCAatttgtcacggaaggtagtttgggaggttgcggggaaaatacgtggaggctcacttgtggattttaagtgttttattgctcaaacacggagatcccctcccgaactaaattccccacctgagttcttttaggattgaagttgtagaataacagttcagaaaatagcagataaaggagagccTGTGATTTTCTTAGAGTtcctttgagtctttaaagttactcagtctttaggtaaagagttctttctccaatttactcactgttcgtagttcagttcagcacagttcgaagtttgggcggtgtccctttgttcgtcaggatcgggcccaagcgggtttcaggcctctgcgggcccctcgtcAGGCAGGGCCAATCAGGAACGAGAGGTCACCGGAGCAgaagcgaggcaggcaggcaggcaagcaagctaGCAAAAGCTCAAAAGCTCAAAGCTCTAGTTTTTgatccaggcaggcacaccatttataatgttcaaaagaggtaaccctccagcccaggctacTTTACCtcattcttacagattggcacaaagttagaatcaatccatacaattggagaacttttaccaaaacagtttctaagaccaccccaagctcggcccacaccaggtgtcgagcgggcatgagaactgcccttccccctagccaaaacagtggccattgtttaccttttatctcgactagggagagactctctcatggggctgaaggattgttttggttttgtgaggctcttggcattaatgtgagacactgcaactttcacaacagggaggcctgctaaggacttctgctaccctccatgacagagatgcacccaagggtgctgagacaactgcctgaggttgctgctccaccactctccatcatctttgccaactcgtagcagacaggagaggagcctgagggctggagcagagccaatggcactgcagGCTTCAAAAAGGGccagaaagaggttccagggaactacagaccaggcagcctcacctccatccctggagaaacaatggagcagctcctgctggagggcatctcaaggcactcgGGAGAGAAGAAGCTTATcaggagcagccagcatggatttaccaagaaGAGGTCAGACTTGGCTAGCCTGatagggcacagacagacagaggctgctcagcaagtttgctgctgacaccaagctgggaggcttggctgagacagctgcaggctgtgctgccatccagagagacctgggcagactgagagctgggcacagaggaaccaggtgaagttcaacaaggacaagggcagagtcctgcatctggggagggataataaactgcagcagtccaggctgggaggtgatctgctggagagcagccccaaggagagggacctgggggtgctggtagagaacattgatggcacagcaatgtgccctgggggccaagaaggccaatggcagagtgtgtccagcagctcaagggaggttctcctcctcctctactctgccctggggagacatcatcttgaatactgtgttcagttttgcactccccagttgcagagggacagagatctgctggagagggtccagcagagggctaggaggacgATGAGGGGACTGTAGGGCtactgaagagaggctgagggacctggggctgagagtctggagaggagaagactgagatggcattggataaatgtttacaagtatctgaaggctgggggaaGACACAGGGTCTGTGGGCCAAGAGGGGTCTGTAAGGGCCTGAAGGGGTCTGAAGGGGTCTTGAAATGGTTTTGCAGGAGCCTGTATCGGACTGCAAGGGAAACTTGTGGGCACCAAGCAGCAGGCTTGCAGTGCAAGCAGTGGGCacagtggctggcagcagggcactggtggGGACAGGAAAGCCTGTGGGAACTCttctgggaggcagcagggccagggctgggctggtggaaagCCCAAGGGAATCCCCAGCAGgctcagctggaggctgtgcaaaGGCCAATGGATGCCTGCCAGCAGGCCCAGGCACTCCTTAGGCAGTTCCCTTGGCTCACCACTTCCCCTGCTGCATTCCAGTGGCTCCAGGACATCTCTTGGCCTTTCCAGGAGCCCCCAAGTGACACTGCAGGGTTCCAgccagccaggggctgccaaCCTGACTTCCACCTGCCcaccaactgccctgcagcatcccagctggACCAGA from Pogoniulus pusillus isolate bPogPus1 unplaced genomic scaffold, bPogPus1.pri scaffold_219_arrow_ctg1, whole genome shotgun sequence encodes the following:
- the LOC135174014 gene encoding uncharacterized protein Rv2082-like — protein: MEQQQPQLQAMAAEAESESATVEAEDTVEAVVDDPVVKLMSVFEIDHIRKTMDALANDTMKQVTDNLIDMVIVLYKAFQDVEGIDKENLLVLAVGLIRAQDKVDELEYELKQASDEGDKLRREVDYLNKQRKCWRQIGQKARQQVEELKAENSRLSSKINRVNVPAVTDQRLRELEERLEGKFLQAFQELQLRMSPSQSPQPRVGQQGPEALSPQQSPARPAPVPLPRTSIRRTSQPVPPPLSPQITVLPSQPLPQAQPAPPPAAPIPSQPMPQLPPQPQTAQQPVPTSLLQPVWPVLMPSQPQVTAQPQLAMSFQPILPQQVPLQVPSQVLIPQAMLAPIPAQQPTPQTPSSPQPRSKVPLRSNRDSAPAQPHSEPSPAIASVSSDTEVEEITDSMRNASVNPVFKTETVKEHEDSAP